The following coding sequences lie in one Cloacibacillus sp. genomic window:
- a CDS encoding pyruvate formate lyase family protein: MEKQYNYLERVNRLKEKVFDTYPEIDLEDAKLLTQSFLETQGEALVTRKAKAFLKQCQEKSVKIWDDELIVGNAGSKIRGGILSADVCWSVLDRELETINTREYDKFRLLPEDKKDFEEIIRPYWKGRSNYEEWLARIPADVAALRDNGALYIDKKAVRGWGEVTAGYEWFISNGVEGLRKKILARKSELDATVPGDYEKEIYLDALLIVCEGMETLAERYAIEAERLAALEGDGRRKAELREIAAVCRQVPAYPARTFREAMQSFYFYQICIFMEQNTAAYNPGRMDQYLYPYYKADLEAGRITAEEAQELFDCLWVKFSEPCLFQDAKSAEYASGYPMFQNLCAGGVDSMGRDAVNDLSYMIIQATMDTQLYQPSLSVRYNMAKNPNSFLRKIVELMAMGTGFPAFHNDEVGIRMLMNKGIPLREALNWNPGGCVETNLAGKIRGYSALADINLGSIMEFVMLNGKCRKSGKLAGARTGDPTTFTAFDDFMAAVKNQLHYVIKVVVKASHIIDDICMGRPVPALSVSFEECIENAKDYAWGGAKYNTGNGIICIGVSDLINSVAAVKHLVYDTKSVTMKQLLAALASDFTDAPEILKACQEAPKYGNDDPYVDGLAAELFSYIADEIESYRSKFGVMTPGILPVSGNTPFGVEVGALPSGRRAGKPLADGVSPNGGTDVNGPTAVLKSVANIPHDRFVQGTLLNMKLDPQMVNNENGIRQIMALLKSLCTLGVYHVQFNVVDQKKLLEAQAHPEEYRNLLVRVAGYTAFFVELGKEVQDDIIARTVQSENVVSCG; this comes from the coding sequence ATGGAGAAACAGTATAACTATCTTGAACGAGTCAACAGGCTGAAAGAGAAGGTATTCGATACATATCCCGAAATAGACCTTGAGGACGCGAAGCTGCTGACACAGAGCTTCCTTGAGACCCAGGGTGAGGCTCTGGTCACGCGCAAAGCCAAGGCATTCCTCAAACAGTGCCAGGAAAAGAGCGTCAAGATCTGGGACGACGAGCTGATCGTCGGCAACGCGGGCAGCAAAATCCGCGGCGGCATCCTCTCCGCCGACGTCTGCTGGTCCGTCCTCGACCGCGAGCTCGAGACCATCAACACCCGCGAATACGATAAGTTCAGGCTGCTGCCTGAAGACAAAAAGGACTTCGAAGAGATCATCCGCCCCTACTGGAAGGGCCGTTCCAACTACGAAGAGTGGCTCGCGCGCATCCCCGCCGACGTGGCGGCGCTGCGCGACAACGGCGCTCTCTACATTGACAAAAAGGCTGTGCGCGGCTGGGGCGAAGTCACCGCCGGCTACGAATGGTTCATCAGCAACGGCGTCGAAGGTCTGCGCAAAAAGATACTCGCGCGCAAATCGGAGCTTGATGCGACAGTCCCCGGAGACTACGAGAAAGAGATATACCTTGATGCGCTGCTAATCGTCTGCGAGGGCATGGAGACCCTCGCGGAGCGCTACGCTATCGAGGCTGAACGCCTGGCGGCGCTGGAAGGCGACGGGCGGCGCAAAGCGGAGCTGCGCGAAATAGCGGCCGTCTGCCGTCAGGTCCCCGCCTATCCCGCGCGCACCTTCCGCGAGGCGATGCAGTCCTTCTACTTCTACCAGATATGCATCTTCATGGAACAAAACACCGCCGCCTACAACCCGGGGCGTATGGACCAGTACCTCTATCCCTACTACAAAGCCGACCTCGAGGCGGGACGCATCACCGCCGAAGAGGCGCAGGAGCTCTTCGACTGCCTCTGGGTCAAATTCTCCGAACCCTGCCTCTTCCAGGACGCCAAATCCGCGGAATACGCCTCCGGCTACCCGATGTTCCAGAACCTCTGCGCGGGCGGTGTGGACAGCATGGGGCGCGACGCGGTAAACGACCTCTCATACATGATAATCCAGGCGACTATGGATACCCAGCTTTACCAGCCCTCACTCTCCGTGCGCTACAACATGGCGAAAAACCCCAACTCCTTCCTGCGTAAAATAGTCGAGCTGATGGCGATGGGCACCGGTTTCCCCGCCTTCCACAACGACGAAGTCGGCATCCGCATGCTCATGAACAAGGGTATCCCCCTGCGCGAGGCGCTCAACTGGAACCCCGGCGGCTGCGTCGAGACCAACCTCGCGGGCAAAATACGCGGCTACTCGGCGCTCGCCGACATCAACCTCGGCAGCATTATGGAATTCGTCATGCTCAACGGCAAATGCCGCAAAAGCGGCAAACTCGCGGGAGCGCGGACGGGAGACCCCACGACCTTCACTGCCTTCGACGACTTCATGGCGGCAGTTAAAAACCAGCTCCATTACGTCATAAAAGTCGTCGTCAAGGCGAGCCACATCATCGACGACATCTGCATGGGCCGCCCCGTGCCGGCCCTCTCCGTCAGCTTTGAAGAATGCATCGAAAACGCCAAAGACTACGCCTGGGGCGGCGCCAAATACAACACCGGCAACGGCATAATCTGCATAGGCGTCTCTGACCTCATCAACAGCGTCGCCGCCGTCAAACACCTCGTCTACGACACAAAAAGCGTCACCATGAAACAGCTCCTCGCGGCCCTCGCCTCCGACTTCACGGACGCTCCGGAAATACTGAAAGCCTGCCAGGAGGCCCCCAAATACGGCAACGACGATCCCTACGTAGACGGCCTCGCTGCGGAACTCTTCTCCTACATCGCCGACGAGATAGAAAGCTACCGCAGCAAATTCGGCGTCATGACCCCCGGCATCCTGCCCGTCTCCGGCAACACCCCCTTCGGCGTGGAAGTGGGTGCCCTGCCCTCCGGCCGCCGCGCGGGAAAACCGCTCGCCGACGGCGTCAGCCCCAACGGCGGCACCGACGTCAACGGCCCGACCGCGGTACTCAAATCCGTCGCCAACATCCCGCATGACCGCTTCGTACAGGGCACGCTGCTCAACATGAAACTCGACCCGCAGATGGTCAACAACGAAAACGGCATCCGTCAGATCATGGCGCTGCTAAAAAGCCTCTGCACCCTCGGCGTCTACCACGTCCAATTCAACGTCGTCGATCAGAAAAAACTCCTTGAGGCCCAGGCCCATCCCGAAGAATACCGCAACCTGCTAGTGCGTGTCGCGGGCTACACCGCCTTCTTCGTAGAACTCGGCAAAGAGGTGCAGGACGACATCATTGCGCGCACCGTACAGAGCGAAAACGTCGTCTCCTGCGGCTGA
- a CDS encoding glycyl-radical enzyme activating protein encodes MENRGETIGSVLRIEKSSIHDGDGLRTVLFLKGCPLRCLWCSTPESQRMAPERGLSREKCLRCGRCVEQCPQGALSMREDGINFERSRCAGCLKCASVCPSSAVVPYGKKMTAAEAVREIAKDEIFYFHSGGGLTVSGGEPLDQSGFVREVLAGCCERGIDCAIESSFFAPWEKIEPLLPYISLLHVDIKHPDAEKHKKLIGVDNGLILENIRRADGAPHNFGLVIRTPLIPGINDGDEDIVKLAEIVKGLKRLRFMEFLAYHRLGTETYKRLGLDYPLAEIKTPDAAYMRHKAAVFKKAAGVTVKINGSIFE; translated from the coding sequence ATGGAAAACCGCGGCGAAACAATCGGCTCCGTCCTGCGCATAGAAAAAAGCTCCATCCACGACGGAGACGGCTTGAGGACCGTCCTCTTCCTCAAAGGCTGCCCGCTGCGCTGCCTCTGGTGCTCCACGCCGGAGTCGCAGCGCATGGCGCCCGAACGCGGCCTCTCGCGTGAAAAATGCCTACGCTGCGGGCGCTGCGTGGAACAATGCCCGCAGGGGGCGCTCTCCATGAGAGAGGACGGCATAAACTTTGAGCGGAGCAGATGCGCGGGCTGTCTCAAATGCGCCTCCGTATGCCCCTCATCGGCCGTCGTGCCCTACGGCAAAAAAATGACGGCGGCGGAGGCGGTGCGCGAAATCGCGAAAGACGAAATATTCTACTTCCACTCCGGAGGCGGACTCACCGTAAGCGGGGGAGAGCCCCTCGACCAGAGTGGCTTCGTCCGCGAAGTACTTGCCGGCTGCTGCGAGCGCGGTATCGACTGCGCCATCGAAAGCAGCTTCTTCGCGCCGTGGGAGAAAATAGAGCCGCTGCTGCCATATATCAGCCTGCTCCATGTGGACATAAAACATCCCGACGCGGAAAAACACAAAAAACTCATCGGCGTCGACAACGGCCTGATCCTCGAAAACATCAGAAGGGCCGACGGCGCGCCCCATAACTTCGGCCTTGTAATACGCACGCCGCTCATACCGGGGATAAACGACGGCGACGAAGATATCGTGAAACTCGCGGAGATCGTGAAGGGATTAAAAAGGCTACGTTTCATGGAATTTCTCGCCTACCACCGCCTGGGGACGGAGACCTACAAAAGGCTCGGCCTCGACTATCCGCTGGCTGAGATAAAGACGCCGGACGCCGCCTATATGCGGCACAAGGCGGCGGTTTTCAAAAAAGCCGCCGGCGTGACCGT